The DNA sequence acatttgtccAAAGGACCTTGACagatttgatgcagatccaaaaaGGGCAGGTCAAGGGCATGTTGTATTTGACATTTCTACAAATTTGTTAGtcaataattaatggatcttgaagaataaaaccagacatatttaggggattaATATCGATGAGTGCGTAGAAAAtccttataaataaaaacattgattttacagatttaaaaatattttatgaggAGTAGTAatgttttttcagctgctgtatgaCAAATGGAGCTAAAAACCATCAGAGGATTCTGTAGGGTATCAAGAGTTTATTgagtttaaggggactgttgggcctgggtGGAACACTGCGCTCTACTGAGGGGCATTTGTATTGAAATGCTTTGTAGAGCTATTAGGGAAACAGTCATGATGCTGGGTCACATACAGTACCACATTTTGAAGTTGTGTCTTCCTGTTTTTCCCTCAGAGCGGACAAAGGTGGTGGTCATCCAGGGGGATATCACAGACTACAGCAACGTGTTGGAGGCCTCGCGGGGAGTGGATGTCGTCATCCACATGGCCAGTTTAGTGGATGTCTGGCACAGAGTCCCAGAGACCTTAATGTATGCTGTCAATGTCACAGGTGAGACAAGATGATGAAAGGGAGGctgggtgtgttttttttgtttctgtggaaaGCCATAAATTCCGAGGAAATCCACACCCTTGATGTTTTTTCAAGGActtgtggggggaaaaaaaaaaaaaaaaaagcgtcaTAACCTTTtactgaaagtgtgtgtgtgtgtgtgtgtgtgtgtgtgtgtgtgtgtgtgtgtgtgtgtgtgtgtgtgtgtgtgtgtgtgtgtgtgtgtgtgtgtgtgtgtgtgtgtgtgtgtgtgtgtgtgtgtgtgtgtgtgtgtgtgtgtgtgtgtgtgtgtgtgagtgatgacctgacctggtGTTTTGGTTTTGACGTCTAGCTgccagacaaaacaaacaaaacctgaTGTGATTTAATGAGGCTGTGAATCATTTGCCCAAAATATCACATCGGACTCCAACAAAACAACATAGTTCAATCCACCATAACAACAACACTCTTTTGAAAGTGATGTGTCTCTGGAATGCCGTGAAGGgattctttcacatttggtaTAAACTTGAacttggatttttatttttgcagccaCTAGTGTTGCCAATTAAAACACTAGTTATATGCCTAACAACAATGACAGCAATgatcacttccatacagggtcAGTGGCATATCACACACATTACCCACATAATATAAGTTGTTATTTCCTTAAACAGCTGGGTGTGGCTCTCGGGAGTCTTTCGGGAAGCAGGGTGGTGTATGAGTCCTAATAAATTATCttggttgttttcatgtgaatgaAACTTGTTGTCCAGTATAATACGGTGTTTCATTGgtgtgggtttttttaaacaatgaaagGAATAAGATGTTCCAGGCTTTGGATGCTCAGACAACACTCAATAGTTGAATTGCTTCATTGTTGGGGTTTGGAAGTAAAATGGaacttaaaaatgacaaaaaccgAAAATATTTCCAGCGTTATCCTTTCAGGAaattcttttgtttatttgttggaaTTCCCTGGCTGTGACCTGTGTTTCTACGGAAATACATAATGAAACTCAGTTTCAGCAGGCTGTCAGatgcttttattaaaacaaaaaatgtgttttttattgatgtgAATCTCATGCAAGATCCAAACTGAGGACATTGCTTATATTAACAGATTATGGTATTAAAATAGTGTTCTGATTCAGGGCATATGTCTGGGTTTTATGCCCCCAACAGTCCATCTCATTCCTCttaaagaaaatggaagaaaaaaaaaactggttctCTCCAGAaacatactgcatccttccaagtttcatAGTTGTccgtccagttgtttttgtgtaatcttgcttacaaacaaacaaaccaaccaacaatcAAATGGAAAGTGgtgaagacataacctccttggtggaggttacTATCTGATCTTGTCAAACATGCTGGACATTATTCTTGCTTTAATCGAAATGTTAGCATTGCCATTGTCAAGATGTTAGCACGCAGCTAACTGGAAAGATAAGATGTAAGATATCGGACTGTGCCAAGGTCAGTCCCATGGATTTGGAAGATTAGACAGTTATTGACTTTGCTTATGTTACCCAATGATATTCAAGTCTTGTTTTTCCAATTTGAAtatcctccatctctcttctcAGGAACGGAGAATGTCATCAATGCCTGTGTGGAGTGTGACATTCAGTGTCTGGTCTACACCAGCAGCATGGAAGTTATTGGTCCCAACGTCAATGGAGACCACTTTATCAGGTAGCCCTAAAGAAATATCATCATTTTCGTTTTTTCTCTTCGGTTATGCTTTGGCTCTTTGTCATGTGCTTCTGCGTTCACCTTCTTGAATCCTCTCTTTGTCCTGGCCGGAACGCACCATCATGGAAAATATGAAGCCAGTAGAGATAAGATTTGATATGGTCaaaacagagatgaaaacacacagtatcCACTGGTTAATGGCTGTGTGGAAAGATATTGAACTCCAACATGTTTGACTAAAATGATTAGTAGTCATTACATTCTGTGAAAACTGTCATATCCTTTAGAAAGGTGGGAAGTGGTTTTATTAATGCTTAAAGTAGGAGACTGAAAAACGTCCACCTGTCATGTGCAGGGATCATGGCATTGTTTCTGATggtgtgtgaaaatgtgagggtttgtgtgtttgtgagtgtgtgtgtgtgtgtgtttgtacgtgcagagctgcagctttacCTCAGACGAATATTTCACATTCCTTCTCTGATTACGTCACGAGGCTGTGTCAGAGGAAAAGAACTAACCTTTGTCTGCTCTTGCTGGAAAGACTGAGTGGAAAGCTGCAAGAGGAGACGTGGCACAGACAAGATTCAGTCTATCTTTTTCCTTCCTCACCCTTGATCTTTCATGctcacatttctctctcatAGATGACAATTCAAATAAACACCTGAATACTTCCTTTGACTgtttgatctttttcttttctcagggGCAATGAAGATACACCTTACAATGTGAGCCACACTATGGCCTACCCCAAGACCAAGTCAAAGGCTGACAAAATTGTGCTGGAAGCTAATGGCACAGAGGTAATTTATTACAGCCTGAAAAAAACATTGCGTACATGTTTTTGTACATGTTCTGTTTACCTCCCCGTCTGATTCCTAACACTGACTTCTAGTTTTGCTTTCTTTCCAGCTGAAAGGTGGAAAGTGTTTACACACGTGCTCCCTTAGGCCGACGGGGATCTATGGTGAAGGGCACGAGCTGATAAAGGACTTCTACAAACAGGGACTTAAAAGGGGTGGCTTCATTGTCGGGGGCATCCCAGACAGCGCTGAACATGGGCGAGTCTATGCAGGTGAGTCTAAACTTACTGATATATAACCCCAACTTTAGAGACGTGTCTGAGAAACGGTTGAATGTGGCTTTACAAGTCAAACCAACTTGTGATCTATTGATAGTTCTGAAAGCCCGTAACACCACTCAGCAGAGGAGAAACTGATGCATGCCTCACACGACTTATGTTCAGGACAAGGACTAAAAGCAGAAGTAGAACATCATGCAGCCACTTCCTCTGCAAGTCACAGGAAGTCTTTTTACGAGCAGTTCAGATGACATTAAACATAAGAAACCTGATGGTCTCTCAAGTTGAGGCATCAACAACAACCAGTCAGTGAGGTAAAGGTATGATGACatcaaaataaagaaagatgGTACAACATGAAATGGAATGCACAGTTGGAGGAGTCCGATCCAGATTTCTTGTTGTGATAACAAGTCTACGTGAACAGTATCATCCAGTCATCTGGGTGTGAAGCAAAATGAACACACTGAATACTGGCAGAGGAGATGATGACATTTTGGTTCAGCCTCAACATGCTTGTTTCAGTGTTGATGAGTCGGACAGAGGTGTGAGCTCTCAGAGTTCTGTCATGGTATCATGACTGAATATCATCATCCCCATTGTTGCATTTGACCCTGAGTATCAGCCAACATGTATCAGTGGCTGATATTTTAAGCAGCCTCAAACATACAGATGTAAGGGCCAACCTGTAGTTGTACATGTAGTATACATTCAATTCTATAGTTTGGCCCCTACATgtattataaaaataatctaGAACACTGGTTAACTGTTAGTACATTACACTCTGTAGATCTCTGTTAGGAGTTGTAGCATCTGCtcaaatacaacaataaacaagATAAGACCCCAAAAATAGATAGATCGATGCACAGATAGGAATATATCAGTGTAATGTGGTCATAGATATGAAGCTACTAGGGTCCTACTCtaatctgttttgttatttctctcAAGTTAAAAGTGTACTTCTTTGATGATTCAATCTGGTATTCATCCATTTGTATATGTTGCTAGGCAACGTGGCCTGGATGCATGTACTTGCAGCCCGAGCCCTGAGGGAGTGCCCGCAGACGGTCGGAGGTGAGGCTTTCTTCTGCTACGATGACTCACCCTACAAGAGCTACGAGAACTTCAACATGCTCTTCTTCTCCACGTTTAACTTCCAAAAAGTCCGCATTCCGTTTCTGGTGGTCTGGTTCATGGCCCTGATGAACGACTTGCTCCGTTGGATACTGAGCCCCGTTTATAACTTCACACCGCTGCTGAACCGTTACACGTGCTCCATAGCTTCTACCTCCTTCACTGTGCTCACAGACAAAGCCCTACGTTACTTCCAGTATCGCCCCCTGTACGACTGGGATCAGTGTCAAGCCCGCACACAGAAGTGGGTTGATACATTCCCTCTGGATCACCTCAAAAAATCATTATGTGACTAATGCAACATGCATCAGAAGCTGCT is a window from the Hippoglossus hippoglossus isolate fHipHip1 chromosome 8, fHipHip1.pri, whole genome shotgun sequence genome containing:
- the hsd3b7 gene encoding 3 beta-hydroxysteroid dehydrogenase type 7, yielding MSDTQRPLVYLVTGGCGFLGRHLLRILLEKEDKLEEVRLFDKHVDPSLNGLSSERTKVVVIQGDITDYSNVLEASRGVDVVIHMASLVDVWHRVPETLMYAVNVTGTENVINACVECDIQCLVYTSSMEVIGPNVNGDHFIRGNEDTPYNVSHTMAYPKTKSKADKIVLEANGTELKGGKCLHTCSLRPTGIYGEGHELIKDFYKQGLKRGGFIVGGIPDSAEHGRVYAGNVAWMHVLAARALRECPQTVGGEAFFCYDDSPYKSYENFNMLFFSTFNFQKVRIPFLVVWFMALMNDLLRWILSPVYNFTPLLNRYTCSIASTSFTVLTDKALRYFQYRPLYDWDQCQARTQKWVDTFPLDHLKKSLCD